Proteins from a single region of Hydra vulgaris chromosome 12, alternate assembly HydraT2T_AEP:
- the LOC136088213 gene encoding uncharacterized protein LOC136088213, which yields MSLHVDIFFIKIAGKLFKRVYFTSMYRCDQGIGDVVSLATTVLDQFRIDQPHIKKMFTKSDNAGCYQGNLLAEAIYNVCKERDIKLLRYDYNEPCCGKDQCDRESAVVKTILRSYVDSGNNLLTAEDIHKAMHYSFGAKDAKVAVAQISNDKTAATGPKIKNISNYHSFEFGEKSMKMRRYFNIGEGIEQKYGNLKFQPSIKLLLPYSKTDNSIKRNKSLREKQKRSDRQLYSLRFCTEMNCTLSFESDAELEEHMLSGLHTVPKSLTSLDKVRNSFVHKMKITSQLNMPISSSSNSASVKDKPHCMNIFLLQGWALPVRSSFRFSNQQKELFYKYFIRGEESGNKMSPEQVHMQLRRELPPDQYVTSQQIRSLFSRFSNLKRKGKLVEPTTENNENSQVNDNKEVYGKNDDFNLAGDNEDDNNNEEDIANLAKEICLVWKVNDWVAVAYEKQWNIGYIVEVSITGIRVNCMINGQEKNTFRWPVTNEEINNQTDKIICLVNAPFLISGCGDYSLSEEDYNTVISLFLEKLTAAEWKLCVMWWIMCVNDSINK from the exons ATGAGTTTACATGTGGATATATTCTTCATAAAAATAGCAGGAAAGTTATTTAAACGTGTTTACTTTACTTCAATGTATAGGTGTGATCAGGGAATAGGTGATGTTGTTTCGTTAGCCACTACAGTTTTAGACCAATTCAGAATTGATCAACCGCATATCAagaaaatgtttaccaaatctgATAATGCCGGCTGCTATCAGGGAAATCTTTTAGCTGAAGCCATCTACAATGTATGCAAAGAGAGAGATATAAAGTTGCTGAGATATGATTATAATGAACCCTGTTGTGGAAAAGATCAATGTGACAGGGAGAGTGCAGTTGTAAAGACAATTTTAAGGAGTTACGTTGACTCTGGTAATAATCTTTTGACTGCTGAAGATATACACAAGGCTATGCATTATAGTTTTGGCGCTAAAGATGCAAAAGTAGCAGTTGCTCAAATTAGCAATGATAAAACTGCAGCTACTGGACCAAAGATTAAGAACATTAGCAACTATCACTCATTTGAGTTTGGTGAGAAAAGTATGAAGATGCGGCGTTATTTCAATATCGGTGAGGGAATTGAACAAAAGTATGGAAATCTTAAATTTCAACCCTCGATTAAGTTGTTGTTGCCATATAGCAAAACAGATAATTCAATTAAGCGTAACAAGTCACTTAGggaaaaacagaaaagaagtGACAGGCAATTATATTCATTAAGATTTTGCACTGAAATGAATTGTACTTTATCATTTGAAAGCGATGCTGAGTTAGAAGAACACATGCTATCCGGTCTTCATACAGTTCCGAAATCATTAACATCATTGGATAAAGTTCGCAACTCGTTTGTTCATAAGATGAAAATTACTTCACAACTAAATATGCCAATTTCTTCATCCTCTAACAGTGCTTCCGTAAAAGACAAACCACATTGCATGAACATTTTTCTATTGCAAGGTTGGGCATTACCAGTTCGaagttcttttagattttcaaatcaGCAGAAAGAACTGttctataaatactttattcgtGGAGAAGAATCAGGTAATAAAATGAGCCCTGAGCAGGTTCACATGCAGCTGAGGAGAGAACTTCCGCCTGATCAATATGTAACTAGCCAACAGAtaagatctttattttcaaG ATTTAGTAACCTGAAAAGAAAAGGTAAGCTGGTAGAACCGACaacagaaaataatgaaaatagtcAGGTTAACGATAACAAAGAAGTTTATGGCAAAAATGATGACTTTAATCTGGCAGGAgacaatgaagatgataataataatgaggaAGACATCGCCAATCTTGCAAAAGAAATTTGTCTTGTATGGAAAGTGAATGATTGGGTTGCTGTTGCATAtgaaaaacaatggaatattggatatattgtggag GTATCTATAACTGGGATCAGAGTTAATTGTATGATTAACGGGCAAGAGAAGAATACTTTTCGCTGGCCAGTTACTAACGAGGAGATAAATAAccaaactgataaaattatctGTTTAGTAAATGCTCCTTTTCTAATCAGTGGTTGTGGCGATTATTCATTATCCGAAGAAGACTATAATACAGTCATATCATTATTCTTAGAGAAACTTACTGCAGCAGAGTGGAAATTATGTGTGATGTGGTGGATAATGTGTGTAAATGActctattaataaatga